One part of the Halobacteria archaeon AArc-dxtr1 genome encodes these proteins:
- a CDS encoding DNA photolyase family protein: protein MELHWHRRDLRSTDNRGLAVAATDTVVPAFVFDPDVLEYASSPRVAFMLDSLSHLRSWYRERGSDLVIATGDPREAIPSLATEYGCDRVVWNRDYSDLARARDADVEAALTDVGVESAAYHDAIVHEPGSITTNEGEPYAVYSYFWKKWRDREKTPPYEAPSETELATVEGDPLPTAADLGFEEPAATVPDGGMAVAAELLEAFCEAPIYDYEAARDYPAEEGTSRLSPHLRWGTIGIRTVCEAVEQATDTAPDADGADSCEEFASQLAWRAFYTHVLAAHPRVVSRNYREYENPIEWADDPEGLDAWKRGETGYPFVDAGMRQLREEAYLHNRVRMVVASFLTKDLLIDWREGYAWFRERLADHDPANNSGGWQWAASTGTDAQPYFRIFNPTTQGERYDPDADYIREYVPELRDAPTEAIHEWSELPAEERAEIAPSYPDPIVDHATRREAALEMFQTARGEE, encoded by the coding sequence ATGGAACTCCACTGGCACCGTCGCGACCTCCGGTCGACCGATAATCGAGGGCTTGCGGTAGCCGCGACAGATACCGTCGTCCCCGCGTTCGTCTTCGATCCGGACGTTCTCGAGTATGCGTCGTCTCCACGAGTCGCGTTCATGCTCGATTCGCTCTCTCATCTCCGGTCGTGGTACCGGGAGCGAGGGAGCGACCTCGTGATCGCGACGGGTGATCCGCGAGAGGCGATCCCGTCGCTTGCGACCGAGTACGGCTGCGATCGCGTCGTCTGGAACCGAGATTACTCGGACCTGGCGCGAGCGCGTGACGCCGACGTCGAGGCGGCACTTACCGACGTCGGCGTAGAATCAGCCGCCTACCACGACGCGATTGTCCACGAACCAGGCTCGATCACGACCAACGAGGGCGAGCCATACGCGGTCTACTCGTACTTCTGGAAGAAGTGGCGCGACCGCGAGAAGACGCCGCCGTACGAGGCGCCGAGTGAGACCGAACTCGCGACCGTCGAGGGCGACCCCCTTCCCACAGCGGCGGATCTCGGCTTCGAGGAGCCTGCGGCGACGGTTCCCGACGGCGGCATGGCGGTCGCAGCTGAGTTGCTCGAGGCGTTCTGTGAGGCCCCAATCTACGACTACGAGGCGGCACGCGACTACCCTGCCGAGGAGGGCACGTCGCGACTCTCCCCCCACCTCCGGTGGGGAACGATCGGTATCCGAACCGTCTGTGAGGCTGTCGAGCAGGCGACAGATACGGCGCCCGATGCAGACGGTGCCGACTCCTGTGAGGAGTTCGCCTCTCAACTCGCCTGGCGGGCGTTTTACACCCATGTGCTGGCAGCTCACCCCCGTGTCGTGAGCCGAAACTACCGCGAGTACGAGAACCCGATCGAGTGGGCCGACGACCCCGAGGGACTGGACGCCTGGAAACGCGGCGAGACCGGCTATCCGTTCGTCGACGCCGGAATGCGCCAGCTTCGCGAGGAGGCATATCTGCACAACCGCGTCCGGATGGTCGTCGCCTCCTTCCTCACGAAGGATCTGCTGATCGACTGGCGAGAGGGGTACGCCTGGTTCCGCGAGCGTCTCGCAGATCACGATCCGGCGAACAACAGCGGCGGATGGCAGTGGGCAGCCAGCACCGGTACCGACGCCCAGCCATACTTCCGAATTTTTAACCCGACGACGCAGGGGGAACGCTACGATCCCGACGCCGACTACATCCGCGAGTACGTCCCCGAACTTCGCGATGCCCCGACAGAGGCGATCCACGAGTGGTCGGAGCTTCCTGCCGAGGAGCGCGCCGAGATCGCTCCTTCGTACCCCGATCCCATCGTCGACCACGCGACGCGCCGGGAGGCGGCCCTGGAGATGTTCCAGACAGCACGTGGGGAGGAGTGA